CTCGAATTCTGCCATCGGAACATTTTTATATTTTGCAGTCAGAACGCATATGCGCTGTGCTTACGTCATTCGTGTCCGAAAGCGTGTGACATCATCGATTAGACAGGCATTACCCGTCCACAAGTCATTCAGCAAGCTTAACGATTTCTCTTTGTACTGTTAATTAAGCGAGTAGAATGAGTTTACCGCTCGGGTTCTCTTCGCAGCCGGGCAGCGCCGGCGGCCTGGCATCCGAAGCAGCGCGTTCGTGGACGTTGTTTTGGTCACAGCGGTCGGTAGTGACCACCTCCCGCTCGGGTGAGGAGCCGGACGACGTTATCGCGACCGGCCGTCCGGGCTCGTCGTGCGAGTCCCGCCCGGCACCACTTGGAGATTCGGGGAGGTCTCCACTCTGAACGAGAGGGAGACTCGATGGCCGACCAGTGAAGGCAACGTCGATGCGATGCTCGCCGCCTTGCTCCATTTCTTCTTCTCCTAATCGCGCGAGGCAGAAATGTCCATTGTCGTTGTTTCCCGGGAAAATGGCACAACACACCACTAGAAAGAGACAGGGAGAAAATCTTTTATTCCTGCCAGGGATCGGCAGTAgaacttgtgaaaaaaaaagaa
Above is a window of Rhipicephalus microplus isolate Deutch F79 chromosome 1, USDA_Rmic, whole genome shotgun sequence DNA encoding:
- the LOC142769160 gene encoding uncharacterized protein LOC142769160, with the protein product MEQGGEHRIDVAFTGRPSSLPLVQSGDLPESPSGAGRDSHDEPGRPVAITSSGSSPEREVVTTDRCDQNNVHERAASDARPPALPGCEENPSGTMTPSPAESSRSVPGTLPPSELSTCQACLTIAVLALLVAALCVATLRLLRSVDREFVHTSPLPQAGGPAGKFDESPRDGKGAAAQDG